DNA from Thermodesulfovibrionales bacterium:
AATGCCGTTCAGTAAGGCAATCGGCGAGGGAGGACAGCCGGGAATAGAAACATCAACGGGTATGACCCTATCGATGCCGCCGAGGGATGCGTAGCTCTCTCCGAATATACCGCCGCAGCAGCCGCAATCGCCCACGGCAAGGACGAGCTTCGGGTCAGGGGTAGCGGCATAGGTCCTGCGCAGGGCTATCTCCATGTTTCGTGTCACAGGACCCGTGACCAGGAGCATATCGGCAAAACGGGGAGATGCCGTGAAGCGGATACCGTATCCTTCACAATTGTAGAGGGCATTGTTCATCGCGTGTATCTCAAGCTCACAGCCGTTGCATGAACCGGCGTCCACCTGCCTTATCGTGAGGCTCCCCCTGAATCGTCTCCTGATCGCCTCTTCCAGTTTCGCGCCGACTTCGTGTATGTCCGTCTCCACGTCCGGGAGAAGGGGTTCAGTCACGATGCCGGTGCGGAATATCTGGCGAAGTATCCTAATCATACGTCATGCCCCGAATAAGATTGATTAAAGCTCTTGTTGCAGAGCGGGAAATCGGGCACGATGTTGCCGTGGATTGCCTGCTCCAATCCAAGCCAACTCACGCTGGACGGGTCCCTCACCATGCACCGGTTCACTTCCCC
Protein-coding regions in this window:
- the nuoB gene encoding NADH-quinone oxidoreductase subunit NuoB, which gives rise to MIRILRQIFRTGIVTEPLLPDVETDIHEVGAKLEEAIRRRFRGSLTIRQVDAGSCNGCELEIHAMNNALYNCEGYGIRFTASPRFADMLLVTGPVTRNMEIALRRTYAATPDPKLVLAVGDCGCCGGIFGESYASLGGIDRVIPVDVSIPGCPPSPIALLNGILRAVR